TCGACCCGTTCTATCTCATTCGTGCAGTTGCCGCAGGCGCTGCATTTCTCGGGAACGCCGCTTTCGCCGAAATATTTAAGGATATAGCCGCGCAGGCAGTCGTTCGTATGGCAGTAATCGACCATCGCCTGCAGCTTGCGGTAAGAGGCCGCGCGCGTCTCTTCCGGGCTCTGCGCGATGAAGAAGCGCGCCGTCATGATATCCTTCGAGCCATAGAAGAGTACGCAGTCGGCGGGCAGTCCGTCGCGCCCGGCCCTTCCCGCCTCCTGGTAATAGGCGTCGAGGTTCGAGGGCATGTTGTAGTGGATGACATAGCGCACGTTTGATTTGTCGATGCCCATGCCGAAGGCGTTGGTCGCGACCATTACGGCGGCGCGGTCATAGATGAAGGACTCCTGGTTCCGCCGCCGTTCTTCGTCGGAGAGCCCGGCGTGGTAGCGGACGGCGCTTATCCCGTGCCCGCGCAGCCGTTCGCATATTGTCTCGACATTTTTACGCGTCGAGGCGTAGACGATGCCGGATACGTCGGGAAACTGCCGGATATACTGCATCAGCGCGGCGTTCTTGTCGGCGGGATGCTCGACGTGGAAAAACAGGTTTTCACGGTCGAACCCCGTCGTCAGCGTGAAGGGCTCCCGCAGCGCGAGCTGTGAGATGATGTCGTCGCGTACCTCGGGGGTGGCGGTCGCCGTGAAGGCGGCGACGGTGGGGCGTTTGGGCAGCGAGGCGATCACGGGGGCGATGTTGAGATACGACGGACGGAAGTCATGTCCCCACTGGGAGACGCAGTGCGCCTCGTCGACGACGACGAGGCCGATCTCTATGGAGCGCAGGAACTCCGCGAAGCCCGCGCCCTCAAGCCGCTCCGGCGCGACGTAGAGCAGGCGCACCTGTCCCTGGCGCACGCCGCGGAAGATGTCGGACGCGCTTTCCCAGTCCATGGCGCTGTTTATCGAAGCGGCGCTGACTCCGTTCTGTATCAGGGAGTCCACCTGGT
The window above is part of the Cloacibacillus evryensis DSM 19522 genome. Proteins encoded here:
- the recQ gene encoding DNA helicase RecQ, with translation MGQTEQALEVLKKVFGYGSFRKGQQEIIEAVTSGRDALGIMPTGAGKSLCYQIPAILSGGIAVIISPLISLMKDQVDSLIQNGVSAASINSAMDWESASDIFRGVRQGQVRLLYVAPERLEGAGFAEFLRSIEIGLVVVDEAHCVSQWGHDFRPSYLNIAPVIASLPKRPTVAAFTATATPEVRDDIISQLALREPFTLTTGFDRENLFFHVEHPADKNAALMQYIRQFPDVSGIVYASTRKNVETICERLRGHGISAVRYHAGLSDEERRRNQESFIYDRAAVMVATNAFGMGIDKSNVRYVIHYNMPSNLDAYYQEAGRAGRDGLPADCVLFYGSKDIMTARFFIAQSPEETRAASYRKLQAMVDYCHTNDCLRGYILKYFGESGVPEKCSACGNCTNEIERVDITLDAQKILSCVYRMAQASGGGKYGTVMLVNVLRGSKREEVRRLGFDKISTWGLLKEHSAQNVREMINFLISENYLRMENSDFPVLSFTERTMPFLRDATPLIMRRTEERAQKEERLKKRAKNVEIVRSELFEELRALRRAIASEEGVPPYVVFTDRTLSAICDMLPTDEQTFLEVPGVGAAKLERYGEAFIDAVNDWKGRQG